The Candidatus Limnocylindrales bacterium genome has a segment encoding these proteins:
- a CDS encoding dihydrolipoamide acetyltransferase family protein → MAVTVIMPKLGMAMQEGTIVSWLVKEGDKVEKESPLAQIESEKVEYEVTAPESGIVRKILAPEGSVVPVGKTIAVITAENEALDEAAFAPTQLMAEAAKAVETKAVEEIKPEVAPKKVEPEERQRISPAARNLAKELGVDLSTVVGTGPGGRIVREDILRAAESKQKQPPGPLEYREVIPLKGMRKVIAERMAESWANSPRVTQIMEADMTETVKLREQKLAEWEREHGVRVTYNDMIIKATALALLKYPIMNSTITEGEIRIFKNINIGMAVALEDGLIVPVIRDADRKTLFEIARETKDLSEKARTGKLTPDELLGGTFTITNLGGLGVEIFTPIINYPQNAILGVGKITEMPVVRNGGIHIRWIMKLCVVYNHRAVSGAPVARFTQEIIDILEAPLKLI, encoded by the coding sequence TGGTCAAAGAAGGGGATAAAGTTGAGAAAGAATCGCCACTGGCCCAAATCGAGTCGGAAAAGGTTGAATATGAAGTAACGGCGCCTGAATCGGGTATTGTTCGAAAGATTCTGGCTCCAGAGGGATCTGTGGTCCCGGTAGGGAAAACCATTGCGGTCATTACGGCAGAAAATGAAGCCCTGGATGAAGCTGCCTTTGCTCCTACTCAGCTTATGGCAGAAGCGGCCAAAGCCGTCGAAACTAAAGCGGTCGAAGAGATAAAACCGGAAGTTGCTCCTAAAAAGGTAGAACCTGAAGAAAGGCAGAGGATTTCTCCGGCTGCCAGGAACCTGGCGAAAGAGTTAGGGGTGGATCTGAGTACGGTAGTCGGAACGGGTCCGGGAGGTCGAATTGTTCGAGAGGATATCCTAAGGGCCGCAGAGAGTAAACAAAAACAACCTCCAGGCCCCCTTGAGTATCGGGAAGTCATACCCCTTAAAGGAATGAGAAAAGTCATTGCTGAGCGTATGGCTGAGAGTTGGGCAAACTCCCCTCGGGTTACTCAGATCATGGAGGCGGACATGACAGAAACCGTAAAACTTCGGGAACAGAAGCTGGCTGAGTGGGAAAGGGAACACGGCGTGCGGGTTACCTACAACGATATGATTATTAAGGCTACCGCCCTGGCCCTTCTTAAATATCCCATCATGAATTCCACCATAACGGAAGGGGAAATCCGGATTTTTAAGAATATTAACATCGGTATGGCTGTTGCTCTAGAAGATGGGCTTATTGTACCGGTTATTCGAGATGCCGATCGAAAAACTCTCTTTGAAATAGCTAGAGAAACAAAGGATTTATCAGAAAAAGCCAGAACAGGTAAATTAACCCCCGATGAACTCCTGGGAGGAACCTTCACCATTACGAATCTGGGGGGACTGGGTGTAGAAATCTTTACGCCTATCATCAATTATCCTCAAAATGCTATTCTAGGGGTAGGGAAAATTACGGAGATGCCTGTAGTAAGAAACGGTGGAATTCATATCCGATGGATCATGAAGCTGTGTGTGGTTTATAATCATAGAGCAGTCAGTGGCGCTCCAGTCGCCCGATTTACCCAAGAAATTATTGATATTCTGGAAGCTCCATTGAAATTGATATAA
- a CDS encoding NUDIX hydrolase, translating to MFPDQVSDYRTYPHLPVPAVGAVTFHRGNVLLVQRGRKPNIGKWTLPGGVVELGESPVEALKREILEECGISVEIGDVVEVVSRVIQDERGRVQYHYIIIDYVAKYKEGVLKPASDILDARWVSLAEMEKYDLTEGLIPVIQKAVIKYKEDCL from the coding sequence GTGTTCCCCGATCAGGTGTCCGATTATCGTACATATCCTCATCTTCCCGTCCCGGCTGTGGGTGCCGTTACTTTTCACAGAGGGAACGTTTTACTGGTCCAAAGAGGAAGAAAGCCGAATATTGGAAAATGGACCTTACCCGGAGGGGTCGTAGAATTGGGAGAAAGTCCGGTGGAAGCTTTAAAAAGAGAGATCCTGGAAGAATGTGGTATTTCCGTGGAAATAGGAGATGTTGTGGAAGTAGTGAGTCGCGTCATTCAAGACGAAAGGGGTCGGGTTCAGTACCACTACATCATTATAGACTATGTAGCTAAATATAAGGAGGGAGTTTTAAAACCAGCTTCAGATATTCTCGATGCCAGATGGGTCTCTCTGGCAGAAATGGAAAAGTATGACCTGACAGAGGGGTTAATCCCTGTAATCCAAAAAGCTGTTATAAAATATAAAGAAGATTGTCTTTAA
- a CDS encoding lytic murein transglycosylase → MLRPEAGPKILMIIVCIISLVVLMELDNYLGPISIRAEESGGDDIFSFFLDLILETFRLLWEILKFFVSILENILDTLFGNPYYQGDRELYKLYRWAERVSGLPWQVFWGLHAEESSVGKNLGSYPVMRVLSEDQKVYFLEICQQLNWDPYEIYGSKSGALGPFQIMPETWIRYGVDGNGDGRKDPFTPEDAILTAANYLLNKGGQENLEKALWHYNPDSDYVQRVLSYIRKN, encoded by the coding sequence ATGTTAAGACCTGAAGCGGGTCCTAAAATTCTCATGATTATAGTTTGTATTATCTCGCTTGTCGTGCTGATGGAACTGGATAATTATCTGGGACCGATTTCTATTCGGGCCGAAGAGAGTGGAGGCGATGATATTTTTTCCTTCTTCCTGGACCTGATTCTAGAGACTTTCCGGCTTTTATGGGAAATCCTTAAGTTTTTTGTCTCAATTTTGGAAAATATCCTGGATACTCTGTTTGGAAACCCTTATTATCAAGGAGATAGAGAGCTCTATAAACTTTATCGATGGGCAGAACGTGTCTCTGGACTCCCCTGGCAGGTATTCTGGGGACTCCATGCCGAGGAAAGTAGTGTAGGCAAGAACCTGGGAAGTTATCCGGTTATGAGGGTTTTATCGGAAGATCAAAAAGTTTACTTTCTGGAAATCTGTCAACAGTTAAACTGGGATCCTTATGAAATTTACGGCTCCAAATCCGGTGCTCTAGGTCCTTTCCAGATTATGCCAGAAACCTGGATTCGCTATGGGGTTGACGGAAATGGCGACGGTCGGAAAGATCCCTTTACCCCTGAAGATGCAATCCTGACGGCAGCTAATTACCTTCTAAATAAAGGAGGTCAGGAAAATCTAGAAAAGGCCCTCTGGCACTACAATCCAGATTCCGATTACGTTCAGCGGGTATTGAGCTACATTCGGAAAAATTAA
- a CDS encoding response regulator yields the protein MGKKILIIDDDKDMINLLQLRLEQQGYQVIFARDGASGYELIEKENPDLIISDLLIPRLHGFELCKKVKENAQLKHTPIILMTAVYKKTSYKVEGKKYGADDYIQKPFEFSDLLAKIERLIPPLPVD from the coding sequence ATGGGAAAAAAAATTTTAATCATCGACGATGATAAAGACATGATCAACTTGTTGCAATTACGATTGGAACAACAAGGCTATCAGGTTATTTTTGCAAGGGATGGGGCAAGTGGGTATGAGTTGATAGAAAAGGAAAATCCCGATCTTATTATCAGTGATTTATTAATCCCTCGACTTCATGGATTTGAGTTATGTAAAAAAGTTAAGGAAAATGCCCAACTCAAACATACTCCCATTATTTTAATGACGGCGGTTTATAAGAAGACTTCTTACAAAGTAGAGGGGAAAAAGTACGGAGCCGACGATTATATTCAGAAGCCCTTTGAATTTTCAGATCTCTTAGCTAAGATAGAAAGGTTAATTCCACCTCTGCCCGTGGATTAA
- the lolA gene encoding outer membrane lipoprotein chaperone LolA: MLFLFLLIGFWFFINPALQAQNVSVDEIIHQLQTRYNNTQDLQAHFSQVAALKSLGGKQKQKSEGVVYFKKPGKMRWEYLPPNEQLLVSDGETLWLYLPGDEQVIVEKIQSVYSSRIPINFLAGGGKLKEDFHIQLVPDTEGHPPNTYHLELVPKTAQPDFSKLILSVDPSTYLVVHTSVYDLYGNITDVYFTDIQTNVNLPEDKFHFQIPKGVEVIQQK, translated from the coding sequence ATGTTATTTTTGTTTCTGCTGATAGGTTTCTGGTTTTTTATTAATCCTGCTCTGCAAGCCCAGAACGTTTCGGTTGATGAGATTATCCATCAACTTCAAACCCGATATAACAATACCCAAGACCTTCAGGCTCATTTTAGTCAGGTAGCTGCCTTGAAGTCCCTGGGAGGTAAACAAAAACAAAAGTCTGAAGGAGTCGTCTATTTCAAAAAGCCTGGAAAAATGCGTTGGGAATATCTACCCCCCAATGAGCAACTTTTAGTCAGTGATGGAGAAACCCTTTGGCTCTATCTTCCCGGTGATGAACAGGTTATTGTCGAAAAGATACAATCAGTTTATAGCTCACGGATCCCTATTAATTTTTTGGCCGGAGGAGGAAAGCTAAAAGAAGATTTTCATATCCAACTGGTTCCGGATACAGAAGGGCATCCCCCGAATACCTACCACCTTGAATTGGTTCCTAAAACGGCTCAACCCGATTTTTCAAAACTCATTCTCTCTGTAGACCCCTCTACCTATTTGGTTGTTCACACTTCAGTGTATGATTTGTATGGAAATATAACCGACGTTTACTTTACCGATATTCAGACCAATGTCAACTTACCTGAGGATAAATTTCATTTTCAAATTCCCAAGGGGGTAGAGGTTATTCAGCAGAAATGA
- a CDS encoding FAD-dependent oxidoreductase: MGEIIIIGAGLAGLSTAFHLGQNYQIFEKESEVGGLCRSFEINGFSFDYTGHLLHMRDPYTKDLVARLLPDAFASHSRRAYIYSKGTYTEYPFQANTYGLSKEVIKECIAGFVEAYLKFPNGPQSAESLSFEDWVYQTFGAGIARHFMIPYNQKLWRTPLKEITADWVSWSVPRPTLDEILNGALGIKNRAFGYNPSFLYPKQGGICQLPQSFTKYIQNLHLKKKVVEISLQQRTICLDDNTVYSYDALVSTMPLPSLLRIIRDLPEEIRKAGKTLRYLSVYDVNLGVKRPGISDKHWIYFPEPQFPFYRVGFPMNYAPDTVPKGCSSMYVEVSHLPEEKIPASQLMEDVMAGLIQCGILRDEDEILASNIVDIPCAYVIHDRNRQEALKLIHPYLESQNIYAIGRYGRWEYSSMEQAILSGRDMALRLQRF, translated from the coding sequence ATGGGGGAAATCATTATTATCGGAGCAGGGTTGGCGGGTTTAAGTACCGCCTTTCATTTGGGACAAAACTATCAGATCTTTGAAAAAGAATCGGAGGTTGGGGGATTATGTAGATCCTTTGAAATCAACGGCTTTTCCTTTGATTATACCGGACACCTTCTTCATATGCGAGACCCTTATACGAAGGACCTCGTGGCCCGACTTTTGCCCGATGCTTTTGCCTCCCACTCCCGTCGGGCCTATATTTATTCCAAAGGTACCTACACAGAATATCCTTTCCAGGCCAATACCTATGGACTCTCCAAAGAGGTTATTAAAGAATGCATTGCAGGGTTTGTGGAAGCCTATTTGAAATTCCCAAATGGCCCCCAGTCAGCCGAATCTCTCTCCTTTGAAGATTGGGTATATCAAACTTTTGGGGCCGGAATTGCCAGGCATTTCATGATTCCTTATAATCAAAAACTCTGGCGGACTCCCTTGAAAGAAATAACTGCAGATTGGGTTTCCTGGTCCGTACCTCGGCCAACTTTAGATGAAATTCTAAATGGAGCCCTGGGGATTAAAAATCGCGCTTTTGGTTATAATCCTTCGTTCCTTTATCCCAAGCAAGGGGGAATTTGTCAGTTACCCCAATCTTTTACGAAGTATATTCAAAACCTGCATCTAAAAAAGAAAGTTGTAGAGATTTCCTTGCAACAGCGGACAATTTGCCTTGACGATAATACTGTTTATTCCTACGATGCCCTGGTCTCTACCATGCCCCTGCCCTCTCTCCTCCGCATTATCCGGGATTTACCTGAAGAAATTCGAAAAGCAGGTAAAACCCTTCGGTATTTGTCGGTTTATGATGTCAATTTAGGCGTTAAACGCCCTGGGATTTCCGACAAACACTGGATCTACTTTCCTGAACCTCAGTTTCCTTTTTATCGCGTTGGATTTCCCATGAATTATGCTCCTGATACCGTTCCCAAGGGGTGTAGTTCCATGTATGTTGAAGTCTCGCACCTACCGGAAGAGAAGATACCGGCCTCTCAATTGATGGAAGACGTCATGGCCGGGCTCATTCAATGTGGAATTCTACGGGATGAGGATGAGATTTTAGCCTCTAATATCGTGGATATCCCCTGTGCCTATGTCATCCACGATAGAAACCGGCAAGAAGCCTTGAAACTTATCCATCCTTACCTGGAAAGTCAGAATATCTATGCCATCGGCCGTTATGGCCGATGGGAGTACTCTTCCATGGAGCAGGCTATTTTAAGTGGTCGTGATATGGCCCTTAGATTACAAAGATTTTAA
- a CDS encoding MraY family glycosyltransferase gives MKNLEETIEQQGFKVPASRGKRNPFNINAILIFSISVITLIYPQLSGHSILSTLPDQYELWGHLLTFLCALFLSLYGTPRAREAALRYNIVDKPDGRLKVQKHPVPYLGGMAIYLAFLLTISLTFQFDQRVLGLILAGSMVVILGLFDDLGALTPQVKFLGQCLAVVVLIKSGIVIEIGIFPDWLKLTLTVFWMLGIINAINIIDIMDGLASGVAFFASLILFGVAYLNGADMIATLTMGLAGSLLGFLRYNFQPAQIYLGDTGSMFIGLMLGALAMIGSYSSENSLALLSPVLILGVPIFDTLFVMYLRWRKGRSMFLGSKDHYALRCRALGWSVKQVVLVSYGVTVILGLIALWLIQQTSEVLPTFVLVILGLLTLVVARRLSHVKMD, from the coding sequence GTGAAGAATTTAGAAGAAACCATTGAACAACAAGGATTTAAAGTCCCTGCTTCAAGGGGTAAACGGAACCCTTTCAATATCAATGCAATCCTGATTTTTTCTATTTCGGTTATAACACTTATTTACCCTCAGCTATCGGGCCATTCGATTCTTTCTACTTTACCCGATCAATACGAGTTGTGGGGGCATCTCTTAACTTTTCTCTGTGCTTTATTTTTATCTCTTTACGGGACTCCCAGGGCCAGAGAGGCCGCCCTCCGATATAACATTGTCGATAAACCGGACGGTCGACTCAAAGTCCAGAAACATCCGGTACCTTATTTAGGTGGGATGGCTATTTATCTGGCTTTTCTCTTGACCATATCTTTAACCTTTCAGTTCGATCAGCGAGTTCTCGGACTGATTTTAGCAGGTTCTATGGTTGTTATTCTGGGACTTTTCGATGACCTGGGTGCTTTGACCCCCCAGGTAAAGTTTCTTGGTCAGTGCCTGGCGGTAGTCGTCCTTATCAAATCCGGGATCGTAATAGAAATTGGGATTTTCCCCGATTGGCTTAAACTTACCCTGACTGTTTTTTGGATGCTGGGAATCATTAATGCCATCAATATCATCGATATTATGGATGGACTTGCGAGCGGGGTGGCATTTTTTGCGTCTTTGATCCTCTTTGGAGTGGCTTATCTGAACGGTGCCGATATGATTGCGACCTTAACCATGGGACTGGCCGGAAGTCTTCTGGGATTTTTACGATATAACTTTCAACCAGCTCAGATTTACCTGGGAGATACTGGAAGTATGTTCATTGGCCTGATGTTAGGAGCTTTGGCCATGATTGGAAGCTATAGCTCAGAGAATTCGCTGGCCCTCCTTTCCCCTGTTTTAATCCTGGGAGTTCCTATTTTTGATACCCTCTTTGTGATGTATTTGCGATGGCGAAAAGGTCGCTCCATGTTTTTAGGAAGTAAAGATCACTATGCGCTTCGTTGCCGTGCCCTGGGATGGTCGGTCAAACAGGTGGTTCTGGTCAGCTATGGGGTTACGGTGATTTTAGGCCTCATAGCCTTGTGGCTTATCCAGCAAACTTCGGAAGTTTTACCGACTTTTGTCCTTGTTATCCTGGGACTTCTAACTTTGGTTGTGGCCAGGCGGTTGAGTCACGTGAAGATGGATTAA
- the ubiE gene encoding bifunctional demethylmenaquinone methyltransferase/2-methoxy-6-polyprenyl-1,4-benzoquinol methylase UbiE gives MKKEAETIQKMFARIAWRYDFLNHFLSLSFDRYWRKKAVREVRLPEGGLVLDVCCGTGDMAIALHKTVRTELASSPRVQVVGVDFCYEMLQLAQEKVRKTRLPILFLQGDALQLPFPDSTFDTAMVAFGIRNVVDRKTGLIEMLRVIKPGGRLIVLEFYKPSLPLFSAFYLIYFRYVLPFLGRILSRDTRAYSYLPASVLEFYTPEEFGNLMIQAGCQEVQFRRLTGGIVAVHVGAKPGQ, from the coding sequence ATGAAAAAAGAAGCAGAAACGATCCAAAAAATGTTTGCCAGGATCGCGTGGCGGTATGATTTTTTAAACCATTTCTTGAGTCTTTCCTTTGATCGATACTGGAGAAAAAAAGCGGTTCGAGAAGTTCGGTTGCCTGAAGGAGGGCTTGTTCTGGATGTCTGTTGTGGAACGGGAGATATGGCCATCGCTTTGCATAAGACGGTGCGAACCGAGCTGGCTTCATCGCCCCGGGTTCAAGTTGTTGGGGTGGATTTTTGTTACGAAATGCTTCAGTTAGCCCAGGAAAAAGTGAGAAAGACCCGACTCCCTATTCTGTTCCTTCAGGGAGACGCCCTCCAGCTCCCTTTTCCTGATTCTACCTTTGATACCGCTATGGTTGCCTTTGGAATACGGAATGTAGTAGATCGTAAGACCGGTTTGATCGAAATGTTGCGGGTTATTAAACCCGGAGGTCGATTGATCGTACTGGAGTTTTATAAACCCTCGCTCCCGTTGTTTTCGGCCTTTTATCTTATCTATTTCCGATATGTTTTGCCTTTTCTCGGTCGCATACTTTCCCGGGATACCCGGGCTTATTCTTATCTTCCGGCTTCCGTATTGGAGTTTTACACTCCTGAGGAATTTGGAAATCTCATGATTCAAGCAGGTTGTCAAGAAGTTCAATTTAGACGCCTGACGGGAGGTATCGTAGCCGTGCATGTAGGAGCTAAACCCGGTCAGTAA
- the glmU gene encoding bifunctional sugar-1-phosphate nucleotidylyltransferase/acetyltransferase has protein sequence MAAGKSTRTYPLTLTRPKPLLKIANKPILEHQLEQLVGLVEEVILIVGYRKEMIQAYFRSSYQGLPLRYVIQEEQLGTGHAAMQVRSLIRDRFVLLNGDDLYHREDIQGCLQYPCAVLAQEVKDARDYGVLIIEQGLVKDIIEKSQDPPTRFANTGLYVLDEAVFDILEGIQRSPRGEYEITSAMKILAQRVSIVCRFVQKYWIPIAYPWSLLQANELLMKEARKDYTEYGSGKLWGGSGIHIGEGVKIDGIAWVGSDCVIESECWLKGFVTLGKSCFLGSGTVVENSLIGDRTQIGSRCQISNSVLGEEVQIGSGFRTLCELPGNPTVRARVKNSWVDTGLTKLGVILGDRVRVGQNVITHPGVYVDPEVEVPTGNVLK, from the coding sequence ATGGCTGCCGGGAAATCAACCCGAACTTATCCCTTAACCCTTACCCGACCCAAGCCCCTCCTTAAAATTGCCAATAAGCCCATTTTGGAACATCAGTTGGAGCAGTTAGTGGGTTTGGTAGAAGAAGTAATTCTTATTGTTGGATATCGGAAAGAGATGATACAGGCCTATTTCAGGAGCTCTTACCAGGGCCTTCCACTTCGATATGTGATCCAGGAAGAACAACTCGGCACAGGACATGCAGCAATGCAAGTACGAAGTTTGATTCGGGATCGTTTTGTTCTTTTAAATGGAGATGATCTCTATCATCGGGAGGACATTCAAGGATGTTTACAATATCCCTGCGCTGTCCTGGCCCAAGAAGTAAAAGACGCGAGAGACTACGGGGTTCTTATAATAGAACAGGGTCTTGTGAAGGATATAATAGAAAAATCCCAGGATCCACCCACTCGATTTGCCAATACTGGGCTATATGTTCTGGATGAAGCCGTTTTTGATATTCTCGAGGGGATCCAGCGAAGTCCTCGAGGGGAATATGAAATAACCTCGGCTATGAAAATACTTGCCCAGAGGGTATCCATTGTTTGTCGGTTTGTTCAAAAGTACTGGATTCCCATTGCTTATCCCTGGAGTCTGTTACAGGCCAATGAGCTTTTAATGAAAGAAGCCCGAAAGGATTATACAGAGTATGGAAGTGGAAAGCTGTGGGGAGGGTCTGGGATTCATATTGGAGAAGGGGTAAAAATAGATGGAATAGCATGGGTCGGTTCGGATTGTGTGATTGAATCGGAATGCTGGCTCAAAGGATTTGTGACCCTTGGGAAGAGTTGTTTTCTGGGTTCTGGAACGGTGGTGGAAAATTCTTTAATCGGAGATAGAACTCAAATAGGTTCTAGGTGCCAGATCTCAAATTCGGTTTTGGGAGAAGAAGTCCAGATTGGCTCCGGATTTAGAACCCTGTGTGAGCTGCCGGGAAATCCTACTGTCCGGGCCAGGGTAAAAAATTCCTGGGTAGATACCGGTCTAACAAAACTCGGGGTCATCTTGGGAGATCGTGTTCGGGTAGGGCAGAATGTGATAACCCATCCCGGCGTGTATGTGGACCCGGAAGTAGAGGTTCCGACAGGAAACGTTTTGAAGTAG
- a CDS encoding LLM class F420-dependent oxidoreductase, protein MKFGITIPHYNQFPSKKAITRVAQKAEELNYDSIWVTDHIGIPKPYIARFGEVFYEPLMVLSYLTAITHRIPLGTSVIILPYRNPLFLAKALATADQLSDGRIICGFGVGWCKEEFDALGVPFEKRGSLSNESLQILKEIWTGEDPKFQGKYFQFSDIKFLPKPVQKPHPPIWIGGKSEGALRRAAEFGDVWHPTFMTPSEAKQMVQQFREIAAKKGRDAEKIPVALRAQLQIHQKPEPHSGKYPLVGPTSQILENIHKYREAGISYLVLDLFYGVPELISETLDSMLVTMEQLAEIKNHL, encoded by the coding sequence ATGAAATTTGGAATTACCATACCTCATTATAATCAGTTTCCCTCCAAGAAAGCCATTACCAGAGTAGCCCAAAAAGCCGAGGAATTGAACTATGATTCTATCTGGGTTACGGATCATATCGGTATTCCTAAGCCTTATATTGCCCGGTTTGGGGAAGTTTTTTATGAGCCTCTGATGGTATTGTCTTATTTAACGGCGATTACCCATCGAATTCCCTTAGGGACCAGTGTGATTATTCTTCCTTATCGAAACCCATTATTTCTGGCTAAAGCCCTGGCTACCGCCGATCAGCTTTCGGACGGAAGGATTATTTGTGGATTCGGAGTAGGCTGGTGTAAAGAAGAATTCGATGCCCTTGGAGTCCCCTTTGAAAAAAGAGGATCTCTCAGCAACGAATCCCTTCAAATTCTAAAAGAGATCTGGACCGGTGAAGATCCTAAATTTCAAGGAAAATACTTCCAATTTTCAGATATAAAATTCCTTCCAAAACCTGTTCAAAAACCCCATCCTCCCATCTGGATTGGAGGTAAAAGTGAAGGAGCCTTGCGGCGCGCTGCAGAGTTCGGAGATGTCTGGCATCCCACTTTTATGACCCCATCCGAAGCCAAGCAGATGGTTCAGCAGTTTAGGGAAATAGCTGCAAAAAAGGGGCGGGACGCCGAAAAAATTCCCGTCGCCCTCCGGGCCCAATTGCAAATCCATCAAAAACCCGAACCCCACTCGGGTAAATATCCTTTAGTGGGACCCACCTCTCAAATCCTTGAAAACATCCACAAGTATCGGGAGGCCGGAATCAGTTATCTGGTCCTGGATTTGTTTTATGGGGTTCCGGAATTAATCTCCGAAACCCTGGATAGTATGCTGGTAACGATGGAACAACTGGCTGAAATAAAAAACCACCTGTAG
- a CDS encoding nitroreductase family protein: MDVFEAVRTVLAVRSYQDKSIPPDVVRRIVEAGRLTGSSMNGQPWHFIVVEDRNMLRQLGALARTGPYIAQAPLAIVVAIERTKFSVSDASRAIQSMILTAWSEGVGSNWVGFLGLNAVKPLLNIPDDLDVLAIVPFGYPTQAIGKGKKNRKPLSEVAHRGRFGQPFE; the protein is encoded by the coding sequence ATGGACGTTTTTGAAGCGGTGCGGACGGTATTAGCCGTCCGGAGTTACCAGGATAAATCCATTCCACCGGATGTTGTCCGGCGGATTGTGGAGGCAGGGCGACTGACCGGGAGTAGTATGAACGGTCAACCCTGGCATTTTATTGTAGTCGAGGATCGAAATATGTTACGCCAACTGGGAGCGTTGGCCCGAACAGGACCTTACATTGCCCAGGCACCGTTAGCGATTGTGGTGGCGATTGAGAGGACGAAGTTTTCGGTCTCTGATGCGAGCCGGGCGATTCAATCCATGATCTTAACGGCATGGTCTGAAGGGGTGGGTTCGAACTGGGTAGGTTTTTTAGGATTAAACGCCGTCAAGCCCTTGCTGAACATCCCCGATGATCTGGACGTGTTGGCCATTGTTCCCTTTGGCTATCCAACGCAGGCCATTGGTAAAGGTAAGAAGAACCGCAAACCTCTTTCTGAGGTAGCCCATCGTGGGCGGTTTGGCCAACCCTTTGAATAA
- a CDS encoding NIPSNAP family protein, whose product MFFELRQYRIKPGQRERWVKLMEEKIIPFQISKGMVVVGSFVGQQEEDLYVWIRRFESEEERERLYKEVYESDFWKNEIKPQVDEMLDRSKIQITRLEATPKSVIR is encoded by the coding sequence ATGTTTTTTGAACTTCGGCAATATCGCATCAAACCCGGACAGCGGGAAAGATGGGTGAAACTAATGGAAGAAAAGATAATACCCTTTCAGATCTCGAAAGGGATGGTAGTTGTGGGTAGTTTTGTGGGTCAGCAGGAAGAGGATCTCTACGTTTGGATACGGCGATTTGAGAGTGAGGAGGAGCGGGAGCGATTGTACAAGGAAGTCTACGAGAGTGATTTTTGGAAAAACGAAATTAAACCTCAGGTCGACGAGATGCTCGACCGTTCAAAAATACAAATCACCCGACTTGAGGCAACCCCCAAGTCCGTTATACGATAG